One part of the Mariniblastus fucicola genome encodes these proteins:
- a CDS encoding PH domain-containing protein codes for MESSDTSEPADWHSPVDSSTSTAPDVSPTDDAPVDPFMAEDGFQSFDPRNISAERVAGAILCVVLGIGGLVGAVIPLFNYGFGWVFVVCVSIAIFLYAVVVYFSIFWPSVQHRHRSWRLTDVGLEIRRGVWWKHLQAIPWARVQHADVSQGPLQRMYGVGTLTVHTAGTSNSSVNFEGLAHEVAIQLRDEVIRQRASGDVV; via the coding sequence ATGGAAAGTTCCGACACTTCTGAACCTGCTGACTGGCATTCGCCGGTGGATAGCTCAACGTCAACTGCACCGGACGTTTCGCCAACTGACGACGCTCCGGTTGACCCTTTTATGGCTGAAGACGGTTTCCAGTCTTTCGATCCACGAAACATTTCGGCTGAGCGAGTCGCGGGTGCGATCCTGTGCGTCGTCCTCGGCATCGGCGGATTGGTCGGGGCGGTGATCCCGCTGTTCAACTACGGATTCGGTTGGGTTTTTGTCGTGTGCGTCTCGATCGCGATTTTCCTTTACGCGGTCGTTGTGTACTTCTCAATTTTCTGGCCGTCGGTCCAGCATCGTCATCGCAGTTGGCGATTGACGGATGTGGGTCTGGAAATTCGCCGCGGAGTTTGGTGGAAACATCTTCAAGCGATCCCGTGGGCTCGAGTCCAACATGCAGATGTTTCGCAGGGTCCGTTGCAACGAATGTATGGTGTCGGCACGCTGACGGTTCACACCGCGGGAACGAGCAACTCGTCGGTGAATTTTGAAGGGCTTGCTCACGAAGTCGCGATTCAATTGCGTGACGAAGTGATTCGACAAAGGGCATCCGGCGATGTCGTTTGA
- a CDS encoding transposase: MSSNGKRTRRTFSEEFKRDAVNLIVSEGYSFRAAAEAVNVNENSLRNWHRKYAPEPEPCGPEASLQQVLEENKRLRKQLKRAELEREILKKATAYFAKESQ, from the coding sequence ATGTCAAGCAATGGAAAACGCACACGCCGGACTTTTTCAGAAGAGTTCAAGCGTGATGCGGTCAATCTGATCGTCAGTGAGGGCTACTCGTTTCGAGCCGCCGCTGAAGCCGTCAATGTCAACGAGAACAGCCTTCGCAACTGGCATAGAAAGTATGCTCCGGAGCCTGAACCTTGCGGTCCCGAGGCATCGCTGCAACAGGTTCTTGAAGAGAACAAACGCCTTCGCAAGCAGCTGAAGCGTGCGGAACTGGAACGTGAAATCCTAAAAAAGGCGACGGCGTACTTCGCGAAGGAGTCGCAGTGA
- a CDS encoding tetratricopeptide repeat protein codes for MLERLLFLPIWISSVFVDQLARLMRSLARMFFGLFDSDDDLDDDTDPRTRRKSKRLKRGMRRLRPYFIWGFVLLTLVGAAGLFLFRANRGYSKRLAERYELALAAAIESGDEHEAELFRRKLSQLGVSTDAGEFRTALALAEKGDVSGAYEMMQTMASADSPGYPWAHFWQAQQLIDGKLDVPTNEALPLALRHLEQVKTRSGKLAQINYLEGVAYVKMGQVDAAVDALEQASAEVPVANALLMELRRSSGDVEKAKSDAKKIRKYLSGKKIDGEKLTDVELRWQTSAARLLGDVDAETDAVQQWYEANPEDPRARFNQAVIHLRTVNAWLDEVDDRWLVEDARIPVQQLVDAAQLMPVGDYDRVRATLGEIWQKRKSSTTVQSYYDRLMGFDDAKDAETAAADESSLPMLTGKAIEFFGTSAAMEADWQAADRLLGLATESDPEWSHAWNNRAFVVGEGFPDRLEEAVGYADRAIELEPNNAEFHETRGMLNMKLQRWESAVSDLEIAVNGLVGQNKSIHRVLSQAHRRMGNENLAQTHERASK; via the coding sequence ATGCTGGAACGTCTGCTATTCCTTCCGATTTGGATTTCTTCCGTCTTTGTTGACCAGTTGGCCCGTCTGATGCGAAGTCTGGCAAGAATGTTTTTTGGGCTCTTCGATTCGGACGATGATCTTGATGACGATACGGATCCACGGACGCGACGTAAGTCAAAGCGGCTGAAGCGAGGGATGCGTCGCTTGCGACCGTACTTCATCTGGGGTTTTGTGTTGCTGACATTGGTCGGGGCTGCAGGGCTTTTCCTGTTCCGTGCGAATCGCGGTTACAGCAAGCGACTGGCCGAACGTTATGAGCTGGCGTTGGCGGCTGCGATCGAATCCGGTGATGAACACGAAGCTGAATTGTTTCGGAGAAAGCTCAGCCAATTGGGCGTCAGCACAGATGCCGGCGAGTTCCGGACTGCGTTGGCTTTGGCTGAGAAAGGCGACGTTTCCGGTGCGTACGAAATGATGCAAACGATGGCGTCAGCCGATTCGCCCGGGTATCCGTGGGCTCACTTCTGGCAAGCCCAACAGTTGATCGACGGGAAACTGGATGTGCCGACAAACGAAGCTTTGCCGTTGGCTCTCAGACATTTGGAACAGGTCAAAACGCGATCCGGAAAACTGGCTCAAATCAACTATCTCGAGGGGGTGGCCTACGTGAAGATGGGCCAAGTCGATGCGGCGGTTGATGCATTGGAGCAGGCGTCAGCAGAAGTTCCGGTTGCCAATGCTCTGCTGATGGAGTTGCGCCGTTCCAGTGGCGATGTTGAAAAAGCCAAATCCGATGCAAAGAAAATTCGAAAGTATCTGTCGGGCAAGAAGATTGACGGGGAGAAATTGACGGATGTGGAGCTTCGTTGGCAAACGAGTGCGGCTCGATTGCTCGGCGACGTCGATGCGGAAACTGACGCGGTCCAGCAGTGGTATGAAGCCAATCCCGAAGATCCGAGAGCACGTTTCAACCAGGCGGTCATCCATTTGCGAACGGTGAATGCTTGGTTGGATGAAGTCGATGATCGCTGGTTGGTTGAAGATGCCAGGATTCCTGTGCAACAGTTGGTTGATGCGGCCCAGTTGATGCCCGTGGGGGATTACGATCGCGTGCGTGCGACGTTGGGCGAGATTTGGCAAAAGCGAAAATCTTCGACGACGGTGCAGTCGTACTACGATCGGCTGATGGGGTTTGATGACGCAAAGGATGCGGAAACTGCAGCCGCAGATGAATCGTCATTGCCAATGTTGACTGGGAAAGCGATCGAGTTCTTTGGCACGTCGGCAGCGATGGAGGCCGATTGGCAAGCGGCAGACCGTTTGTTGGGCTTGGCGACGGAATCCGATCCTGAGTGGAGCCATGCCTGGAACAATCGAGCGTTCGTTGTTGGCGAAGGGTTTCCGGATCGCCTTGAGGAGGCCGTTGGCTATGCCGATCGAGCGATTGAGCTTGAGCCCAACAACGCTGAGTTCCACGAGACTCGCGGCATGTTGAACATGAAGCTGCAGCGATGGGAGTCAGCCGTTTCCGATTTGGAAATCGCGGTCAATGGGTTGGTAGGGCAAAACAAGTCGATACATCGCGTTTTGTCCCAAGCCCATCGGCGAATGGGAAACGAAAACCTAGCCCAAACACACGAGAGGGCTTCAAAGTAA
- a CDS encoding sodium:solute symporter gives MLGPIDWAIVLVYFVLLILIVWFTSRKQDSADEYFLAGRNVGWFVIGCSLFASNVGSEHIVGLAGSGATQGMTMAHWELHAYILIMLGWIFVPFYYTSTVSTMPEFLEKRFGSATRWILSVVSLAAYVLTKVSVNVYAGAIVFETLLPNTFGSPAAAFWVGALTTVILTGIYTIFGGFRAVLFTDTAQAFILIIGSALITWIGLGKLGATGDLSGWAELQSFAKTNVAEYALWHPLSDPEFPWLGILMASPIIGIWYWCTDQYIVQRTLAAKNLTVARQGTIWGAFLKVWPVMIFLVPGMIAAALDAKGVIDLPVTGDGSIDGDKVFATMVTEMLPIGLRGLVIGGLLAALMSSLSSLFNSCATLFTIDIYQKLRPKTSQAQLVNVGRIATAIVVVLGILWIPILRSLSEDSGLYSYLQSVQGYLAPSITAVFLLGLFYQRTNSPGAIVGLVAGFVMGMGKLTIELLYATEEGAEPQNILNSIADINFLYASGILFAITVVMVLLVSHMTSPPKDENLQGLTWYSIDKMMVRDSWSTIDVITTAIVLGLVVAIYGYFSFWI, from the coding sequence ATGCTGGGACCGATCGATTGGGCCATTGTTCTTGTCTATTTTGTGCTCTTGATCCTGATCGTTTGGTTCACTTCGCGGAAACAGGATAGTGCCGACGAGTACTTTCTGGCTGGCCGAAACGTCGGCTGGTTCGTGATCGGATGCTCGCTGTTTGCGTCCAACGTTGGCTCAGAACATATTGTCGGGCTCGCCGGATCCGGAGCGACCCAAGGCATGACGATGGCTCACTGGGAACTGCATGCCTACATCCTGATCATGCTGGGATGGATCTTCGTGCCCTTCTATTACACGTCGACCGTTTCGACGATGCCCGAGTTTCTGGAAAAGCGATTTGGATCGGCGACTCGCTGGATCTTGTCCGTGGTTTCGTTGGCAGCTTACGTGCTGACGAAAGTTTCCGTGAACGTTTACGCCGGAGCCATCGTTTTTGAAACGCTGCTGCCAAATACTTTCGGCTCGCCGGCCGCCGCGTTCTGGGTTGGAGCACTGACGACCGTAATCCTGACCGGAATTTACACGATCTTTGGCGGCTTTCGCGCGGTGCTGTTCACCGACACGGCGCAGGCTTTCATCTTGATCATTGGGTCCGCGTTGATCACCTGGATCGGGCTGGGAAAGCTTGGTGCGACCGGTGATCTGAGCGGTTGGGCCGAGCTTCAGTCTTTTGCGAAAACGAACGTAGCCGAATACGCGCTCTGGCATCCGCTGAGTGATCCCGAGTTTCCCTGGCTGGGAATTTTGATGGCTTCGCCGATCATCGGCATTTGGTATTGGTGCACCGATCAGTACATCGTGCAGCGAACTTTGGCGGCGAAGAACCTGACGGTCGCCCGACAGGGAACGATTTGGGGCGCGTTCCTGAAAGTCTGGCCGGTGATGATCTTTTTGGTGCCGGGCATGATCGCGGCAGCTTTGGATGCGAAAGGAGTGATTGACCTTCCGGTGACCGGTGACGGTTCGATCGATGGCGACAAAGTGTTCGCGACGATGGTGACGGAGATGTTGCCGATTGGTTTGCGAGGGCTGGTGATCGGCGGCTTGTTGGCGGCTCTGATGAGTTCGCTTTCGTCGCTGTTCAATTCTTGCGCGACGCTGTTCACGATCGACATCTACCAAAAACTCAGACCAAAAACGTCTCAGGCTCAGCTGGTCAACGTTGGCCGAATCGCGACGGCAATCGTTGTCGTGTTGGGCATTCTGTGGATCCCGATTCTGCGAAGCCTTTCGGAAGACTCGGGGCTGTACAGCTACCTTCAGTCCGTGCAGGGCTACCTCGCTCCTTCGATCACGGCCGTGTTTCTGCTGGGCTTGTTCTATCAGCGAACCAATTCGCCAGGAGCCATCGTTGGTTTGGTGGCGGGGTTTGTCATGGGAATGGGCAAGCTGACGATTGAGTTGCTTTACGCGACCGAAGAGGGTGCAGAGCCGCAGAACATTTTGAATTCGATTGCGGATATCAATTTCCTCTATGCGTCCGGGATCCTGTTTGCGATCACGGTGGTGATGGTCTTGCTCGTTTCACATATGACTTCGCCGCCGAAGGATGAGAACCTGCAGGGACTGACGTGGTACTCGATCGACAAAATGATGGTACGAGACTCCTGGTCTACGATCGATGTGATCACAACCGCCATCGTTCTTGGGCTGGTCGTTGCGATCTATGGTTACTTCAGCTTCTGGATTTGA
- a CDS encoding TIGR03790 family protein: MKLFDLKIAAQQISSWLVMGWAIAFTNSTGDAAERNDTFVVAALDNEDSQRVAAEFCQAFEIPQTNILSLNFPAGDQLSRTAWEDELRPQVVAWLNENDSESKIANVITVYGTPLAVAAWEDERETKPWRDFYAKALDARLGQINQSIEKLAEIAGQPVAAEPTAEATLADMRKQFDDSVAAAQQSISSLKFDQLKTAKATLQSQVRIVAGLYPFLGSLKNESESGSTEAARANEQFHYLRGRTEALAQAAELMDRVPASFEREATILQLLERNGGLLSAIGWLKRQQKMVEENDSAASLDSELALVLWPKYRRLGTTPNLLHPAFETSPLRSVYRTLSVTRIDGPTPESALALIERATEATKIESLSGKVYVDLRGATGNDATANRKERWLQSVASQFKSVENIDAVVESTAELFPVDGCPDTMLYCGWYSLEKYIDSFTFKPGAIAYHLTPGDALGIHDSDNQGWCRNLIEKGATVVVGSVGRPEIVGFSSLDPKQKRVHPVALSSGMIVFGIDGLTPADPDDSGVGK; this comes from the coding sequence ATGAAACTTTTTGATTTGAAAATTGCAGCACAGCAAATCTCGTCTTGGCTGGTCATGGGTTGGGCGATTGCTTTCACAAACAGCACCGGCGACGCAGCGGAACGCAATGACACGTTCGTCGTTGCAGCTCTGGACAACGAAGATTCTCAGCGTGTCGCCGCCGAATTTTGTCAAGCGTTCGAGATTCCGCAAACGAACATCCTCTCGCTCAACTTCCCTGCTGGTGATCAGCTAAGCCGCACCGCTTGGGAAGACGAACTTCGCCCTCAAGTTGTGGCTTGGCTCAATGAAAATGACTCCGAGTCCAAAATCGCGAACGTCATCACCGTCTACGGAACGCCGCTGGCCGTTGCTGCCTGGGAAGACGAACGGGAAACCAAGCCGTGGCGCGATTTCTATGCAAAAGCTCTCGATGCACGGCTTGGTCAAATCAATCAGTCGATAGAAAAGCTGGCTGAAATCGCGGGCCAGCCTGTTGCGGCTGAACCTACGGCAGAAGCAACTCTGGCCGACATGCGAAAGCAGTTTGACGATTCAGTCGCTGCGGCCCAGCAATCGATCTCCAGTCTGAAATTTGACCAACTGAAAACCGCGAAAGCGACTTTGCAATCGCAGGTGCGAATCGTCGCCGGGCTGTATCCGTTTCTTGGCAGCCTGAAAAACGAATCGGAATCCGGATCGACCGAAGCCGCGAGAGCCAACGAGCAATTCCACTATCTTCGCGGCCGTACCGAAGCATTGGCTCAGGCCGCAGAGCTAATGGATCGCGTTCCGGCCAGCTTTGAGCGTGAAGCTACGATCCTGCAGTTGCTCGAACGGAATGGTGGTTTGTTGTCGGCGATTGGATGGCTCAAACGACAGCAGAAAATGGTGGAAGAAAATGACTCAGCCGCCAGCCTCGACAGCGAATTGGCATTGGTGCTCTGGCCGAAGTACCGACGCCTCGGGACGACACCGAACTTGCTCCACCCAGCTTTCGAAACGTCACCGCTCAGGTCCGTCTATCGAACGCTTTCTGTAACGCGAATCGATGGCCCGACGCCCGAGTCCGCGTTGGCGTTGATCGAACGTGCGACTGAGGCAACAAAAATCGAATCGCTATCGGGAAAAGTCTACGTCGATTTAAGAGGCGCCACCGGAAACGACGCGACGGCCAATCGCAAGGAACGTTGGTTGCAAAGTGTGGCTAGCCAGTTCAAGTCCGTAGAAAACATCGACGCCGTTGTCGAGTCCACGGCTGAGCTGTTTCCTGTCGACGGATGCCCGGACACGATGCTGTATTGTGGTTGGTACTCGTTGGAAAAGTACATCGATTCGTTCACCTTCAAACCCGGGGCAATCGCCTATCACCTGACGCCTGGCGATGCGTTGGGAATTCACGACTCCGACAACCAGGGTTGGTGCCGGAACCTGATCGAAAAAGGTGCCACCGTTGTGGTCGGAAGCGTTGGCCGGCCGGAGATTGTTGGCTTTTCCAGCCTGGATCCAAAACAGAAACGAGTCCACCCTGTGGCACTCAGTTCCGGGATGATCGTGTTCGGAATCGATGGACTGACTCCGGCAGATCCCGATGACTCTGGCGTTGGAAAGTAG
- a CDS encoding IS3 family transposase translates to MKYAWIKQHRDQYSITLMCEIFGVSKSGYYDSIDRPESKRAVRSRAIRESVKQVYEESGQIYGSYKIAEELANDAQLETACRNTVATAMREMGLKSCVSRQFKPTTTKSDPDKKPAENLLSQEFDAEAPNRKWVADITYLPTVGGWVYLAVVLDLFSRKVVGWQMSDRLTTPIVTEALRKAIESRRPESGTLLHHSDRGCQYTSDAFQGILRTLNIQCSMSRTGCCYDNAVMERFFWSLKHEWTKHRRYGNLEEARISVFKYIEAFYNSKRIHQTLGYQTPEEFERNYRAALAA, encoded by the coding sequence GTGAAGTACGCGTGGATCAAACAACATCGCGACCAGTATTCCATCACGCTGATGTGTGAAATCTTCGGTGTCAGCAAGAGCGGCTACTACGATTCGATTGATCGGCCCGAGAGTAAACGTGCGGTTCGTTCTCGCGCGATTCGCGAATCTGTGAAACAGGTCTACGAAGAATCAGGGCAGATCTACGGCAGCTACAAGATCGCTGAGGAACTTGCTAACGACGCTCAACTGGAAACGGCTTGTCGCAACACGGTAGCGACAGCCATGCGAGAAATGGGGCTTAAAAGCTGTGTTTCGCGACAGTTCAAACCAACGACGACCAAGTCAGACCCTGACAAAAAGCCTGCTGAGAATCTTCTCTCCCAGGAGTTTGATGCCGAGGCTCCGAATCGCAAGTGGGTGGCAGACATCACTTACTTGCCGACGGTCGGTGGTTGGGTTTACCTCGCAGTAGTGCTGGACCTGTTCAGCCGCAAAGTTGTCGGTTGGCAGATGAGCGATCGATTGACGACACCGATCGTTACCGAAGCCTTGAGGAAAGCGATTGAATCCAGACGGCCAGAGTCCGGAACGCTGCTTCATCACAGCGACCGAGGCTGTCAGTACACCAGCGACGCGTTTCAGGGAATTCTTCGCACGCTGAACATTCAGTGCTCGATGAGCCGAACAGGATGCTGTTACGACAATGCCGTCATGGAGCGCTTCTTCTGGTCGCTGAAGCACGAATGGACGAAGCATCGTCGCTACGGAAACCTTGAAGAGGCTCGCATCAGCGTCTTCAAATACATCGAGGCGTTTTACAACTCGAAGAGAATTCATCAAACTCTGGGATACCAGACGCCCGAAGAATTCGAAAGAAACTATCGTGCAGCTTTAGCTGCTTAA
- a CDS encoding PH domain-containing protein: MSFEPEPIDSGDDDEANEFLHVEAPEVIDEAEIPVAETVELETSFLHPSSLVFTVISQLRQNLIPAIIALFGAAKGNYVFIGIAAVIFVLSIVAATVRYLTLRYSIQNGELAVQSGLLFRRLRKIPTSRIQNIDLVQNVLHRMFGVAEVRVETASGTEPEATLRVLSLKQVEQLRAKVKSAAKSDANVPAIPGIADSEGESTTESTATELLRIPISWLVKAGLSSNRGMVLVGFMFGIYYQNLPDDDRDFRNVRDRIEGMSNIIPDLGDGLQFWAVWTVATLALLLLIRILGVGWFILRFFGYQLTQQGDDFKISCGLFTKVSATVPVKRIQFISIHRSMIMRWLGLASIRIETAGGAGKNSEDATTTVSKRWFVPVVPESKLTELMNVIRPQLDWQEQSFDWQPLAIRASSRFVRGSIIMTFVLMLVGLGVSRPWGWVPGLVLCPLLIWYAVKRSRSTKYARIDKGVVFRSGVFTKKTSITFFEKIQGASLSQTPFDRRWGMRTLSVDTAAAGPASHTIAVRFLDAGFAAKEYQEIVRLASVRN, encoded by the coding sequence ATGTCGTTTGAGCCCGAACCAATCGATAGCGGCGACGACGATGAAGCGAATGAGTTCCTGCACGTCGAGGCTCCTGAAGTCATTGACGAGGCTGAGATTCCGGTTGCCGAAACGGTCGAACTGGAAACAAGTTTTCTTCATCCGAGTTCGCTGGTCTTTACCGTGATCAGTCAGCTTCGCCAGAATCTGATCCCTGCAATCATCGCTCTGTTTGGTGCTGCAAAAGGGAACTACGTTTTCATCGGAATCGCCGCGGTCATTTTTGTTTTGTCGATCGTGGCCGCGACGGTGCGCTATTTGACTCTTCGCTACAGCATTCAAAATGGCGAACTAGCGGTTCAGTCCGGACTGCTTTTTCGGCGGCTGCGCAAGATTCCGACTTCGCGAATTCAGAACATTGACCTCGTGCAAAACGTGCTGCATCGAATGTTTGGCGTTGCGGAAGTACGCGTCGAAACGGCCAGCGGCACCGAGCCTGAAGCGACGCTCAGGGTCCTTTCGCTGAAGCAGGTCGAACAGCTTCGAGCCAAAGTTAAATCAGCAGCGAAATCCGACGCGAACGTTCCTGCGATCCCCGGCATCGCGGATTCGGAAGGGGAATCTACAACAGAAAGCACGGCGACAGAACTGCTGCGCATTCCGATCAGCTGGCTGGTTAAAGCGGGACTGTCCAGCAATCGCGGGATGGTGCTGGTGGGATTCATGTTTGGTATCTACTACCAGAATTTGCCTGACGATGATCGCGACTTTCGCAACGTGCGTGATCGCATCGAAGGAATGTCAAACATCATCCCGGACCTTGGCGACGGTTTGCAGTTTTGGGCCGTGTGGACGGTGGCGACTCTCGCGTTACTGCTGCTGATCCGCATACTGGGAGTCGGTTGGTTCATCTTGCGATTCTTCGGCTATCAGCTGACGCAACAGGGAGATGACTTCAAGATTTCATGTGGTTTGTTCACGAAGGTCAGCGCCACAGTTCCCGTGAAACGCATCCAGTTCATTTCGATTCATCGCTCGATGATCATGCGATGGTTGGGGCTGGCTTCGATCCGAATTGAAACTGCGGGTGGCGCTGGAAAGAATTCAGAGGACGCGACGACTACAGTTTCCAAACGCTGGTTCGTTCCGGTGGTGCCAGAGTCGAAGCTCACTGAATTGATGAACGTGATTCGTCCGCAATTGGATTGGCAGGAGCAATCATTTGACTGGCAACCACTCGCCATCCGTGCTTCGTCCCGTTTCGTTCGTGGCTCGATCATCATGACGTTCGTGTTGATGCTGGTCGGGCTGGGAGTTTCCCGGCCATGGGGTTGGGTCCCGGGCTTGGTCTTGTGCCCGCTGTTGATTTGGTACGCGGTCAAGCGAAGTCGCAGCACGAAGTATGCTCGAATTGATAAAGGCGTCGTTTTTCGCAGCGGAGTTTTCACCAAGAAGACCAGCATCACGTTCTTCGAGAAGATCCAGGGCGCGAGTCTGTCGCAGACTCCTTTCGATCGCCGCTGGGGCATGAGAACGCTGTCTGTCGACACGGCTGCCGCTGGACCGGCAAGCCACACGATTGCTGTTCGATTTTTGGACGCTGGGTTTGCGGCGAAAGAGTATCAGGAGATCGTTCGCCTGGCTTCGGTTCGAAATTAG